A section of the Thioflexithrix psekupsensis genome encodes:
- a CDS encoding DUF485 domain-containing protein — MQQDIVEKVKNNPKYKELVAKRTPFIWILSALMLGAYYGFILIIAFAPSVFAQSIGGSVITVGIPAGLGIIIFAFVVTGVYVYRANGEFDRLTKEIKEELK; from the coding sequence ATGCAACAAGATATTGTTGAAAAAGTCAAAAATAACCCAAAATACAAGGAGTTAGTCGCTAAACGCACGCCGTTTATTTGGATACTTTCTGCCTTAATGTTGGGAGCATATTACGGCTTTATTTTGATCATCGCTTTCGCCCCCAGTGTATTCGCCCAGTCTATCGGTGGTTCAGTAATTACCGTTGGCATTCCCGCTGGATTAGGAATCATTATTTTTGCATTCGTAGTAACAGGGGTTTATGTCTATCGCGCTAACGGCGAATTTGACCGTCTGACCAAAGAAATCAAGGAGGAATTGAAATAA
- a CDS encoding 3'-5' exonuclease yields MFDLFAKLQREQRRLKNDKYRFLFEMPPDNNLVCFDCESSSFDVKKADILSIGAVFVENNRILTSRRLELFIQPSSELDEHSIKKHHLRRCDLENGLSPEVAILAFLQFIGSRPLVGYYLEFQVALLNKYIRPLLGIALPNPQIEVSGLYYDRKYGSARSHQPRQIDLRFDSMMQDLDLPVLGQHDAYNDALMTALMYLKLKHSF; encoded by the coding sequence ATGTTTGACTTATTTGCTAAATTGCAACGAGAACAACGGCGGTTAAAAAACGATAAATACCGTTTTTTATTTGAAATGCCTCCTGATAATAATCTTGTGTGTTTTGATTGTGAAAGCAGCAGCTTTGATGTGAAAAAAGCGGACATTTTGTCTATTGGTGCGGTATTTGTTGAAAATAATCGCATTTTGACCAGCCGTCGCTTAGAATTGTTTATTCAACCCTCTTCAGAATTAGATGAACATTCGATAAAAAAACACCATTTACGCCGTTGTGATTTGGAAAATGGTTTATCGCCCGAAGTGGCTATTTTAGCCTTTTTACAATTTATTGGTTCGCGGCCGTTGGTGGGTTATTACTTGGAATTTCAAGTGGCGTTATTGAATAAATATATTCGTCCATTACTCGGCATTGCGCTGCCCAATCCACAAATTGAAGTCTCAGGCTTATATTATGATCGCAAATATGGCAGTGCGCGTTCTCATCAGCCGCGCCAAATTGATTTGCGTTTTGATAGCATGATGCAAGATTTAGATTTGCCTGTTTTAGGACAACACGATGCTTATAATGATGCCTTAATGACAGCATTAATGTACTTGAAATTAAAACACAGTTTTTAA
- a CDS encoding CHAT domain-containing protein produces the protein MRNGLYLFYGLIVFYLFGGFSLSAPVWADSAWQAYEQGRFEHAIRAWELRLPSASGEEKIQLHSRLAAAQQALGKHRHVFLQLDQAIKYAEQYGDPTQQALIFSQFSDAWLTIGDQEAALAYAQQAVTLAESLNDPAILAHALNSLGNVWLAHDALEEGLACYQRAAALVANGDDLSLFFKIALNHLFALIAQEEITAILPFSQQLATQLLQQPHTQHTASFLLTYSQHLQKLLTFPDLSISDKQQLLNQLYQAAIKAHELAQELQQPRLLALSYQQHALLAEQSRQFSNALDYARQTIFYANQSNSLELLYQAYWQMGRIQRELGEVDEAIKLYQMSADILQPIQELLETGQRIVQGHFNEVVRPVYYELADLFLHKASKATQEEDKQHWLKQARSSIEQAKLAELRNYFQDDCVSTAERDYPELDQLVEHTAVIYPITLADRLVLLVSAGEGIKVFTVSATQQAVEEQLLLLRTGLQTRPNKRYLYPAQQLYDWLIQPLQSYLKKRQVDTLVFVPDGLLRTVPMATLFDGQQFLIEQYALAITPGLTLTEPQQIDWHNAQFLLAGLSEAVQNYPPLPSVPKELQRIAEVTQRATILLDKNFSLENLQGQLRATEFTAIHLATHGEFSADPQQTYLLNYHDKITIDRLQTVIGLGSFRQQPIELLTLSACQTAVGDDKAALGLAGVAVKAGARSAMATLWFVDDEATALAMTQFYQTLLNASGISKAKALQQVQMQLLRHPRYQHPAYWGPFLLTGNWL, from the coding sequence ATGCGCAATGGATTATATTTGTTTTATGGGCTAATTGTTTTTTATTTATTCGGTGGTTTTTCTTTATCTGCACCGGTGTGGGCTGACAGTGCGTGGCAGGCTTATGAGCAAGGGAGATTTGAACACGCCATTCGTGCATGGGAATTACGTTTGCCATCGGCCAGTGGGGAAGAAAAAATACAATTACACAGCCGTTTAGCCGCCGCACAACAGGCTTTAGGCAAGCATCGCCACGTTTTTTTACAATTAGATCAAGCAATTAAATACGCCGAACAATATGGCGATCCCACTCAACAAGCTTTAATTTTCAGTCAATTCAGCGATGCGTGGTTGACCATTGGCGATCAAGAAGCCGCGTTAGCGTATGCGCAACAAGCCGTCACTTTAGCCGAATCTCTCAATGACCCCGCTATTTTAGCACATGCCTTAAACAGTTTGGGTAATGTTTGGTTGGCTCATGATGCTTTAGAAGAGGGGTTAGCCTGTTATCAACGCGCTGCGGCATTGGTGGCGAATGGGGATGATTTGTCTTTATTTTTTAAGATTGCATTAAACCATTTATTTGCTTTAATCGCACAAGAAGAAATAACTGCCATTTTGCCTTTTTCTCAACAATTAGCCACGCAATTATTACAACAACCCCATACGCAACACACCGCCAGTTTCTTATTAACTTATAGTCAACATTTACAAAAATTATTGACTTTTCCTGATTTATCTATTAGCGATAAACAACAGCTGCTTAATCAGTTATATCAAGCGGCTATAAAAGCCCATGAATTAGCCCAAGAATTACAGCAACCACGTTTATTGGCATTAAGCTATCAACAACATGCACTATTAGCAGAACAGTCACGGCAATTTTCTAATGCTTTAGATTATGCCCGTCAAACTATTTTTTATGCTAATCAATCGAATTCTTTAGAATTGCTTTATCAAGCCTATTGGCAAATGGGGCGCATTCAACGAGAATTAGGTGAGGTCGATGAAGCGATTAAACTTTATCAAATGTCAGCCGATATTTTGCAGCCAATTCAAGAGTTATTAGAAACAGGACAACGAATTGTTCAAGGCCATTTTAATGAAGTGGTTAGACCTGTTTATTATGAATTAGCCGATTTGTTTTTACATAAAGCCAGTAAAGCCACACAAGAAGAAGATAAACAACACTGGTTAAAACAAGCCCGATCCAGTATTGAACAAGCGAAATTAGCCGAATTGCGCAATTATTTCCAAGATGATTGTGTCTCGACGGCGGAGCGTGATTATCCTGAATTGGATCAATTGGTTGAACATACCGCGGTGATTTATCCCATTACTTTAGCGGATCGTTTGGTGTTATTGGTCAGTGCGGGAGAGGGCATTAAAGTTTTTACCGTTTCTGCCACGCAACAAGCAGTTGAAGAACAATTATTGCTTTTACGCACAGGCTTGCAAACGCGACCGAATAAACGTTATCTTTATCCCGCACAACAATTATATGATTGGCTCATTCAACCACTTCAGTCTTATTTAAAAAAACGTCAAGTAGATACTTTGGTTTTTGTGCCAGATGGATTATTGCGTACCGTGCCTATGGCGACGTTATTTGATGGTCAGCAATTTTTAATTGAACAGTACGCCTTAGCCATTACACCGGGTTTAACTTTGACTGAACCTCAGCAGATTGATTGGCACAATGCCCAATTTTTACTCGCAGGCTTATCCGAAGCCGTGCAGAATTATCCGCCGCTGCCCAGCGTTCCCAAAGAACTACAACGAATTGCTGAAGTGACGCAACGCGCCACAATTTTATTAGACAAAAATTTTTCTTTGGAAAATCTACAAGGGCAATTGCGTGCCACAGAATTTACTGCGATTCATCTCGCCACGCACGGCGAATTCAGCGCAGACCCACAGCAAACTTATTTGCTTAATTATCACGATAAAATTACAATAGATCGCCTACAGACGGTGATTGGTTTGGGGAGCTTTCGTCAACAGCCCATTGAGTTGCTGACACTCAGCGCGTGTCAGACAGCAGTGGGTGATGATAAAGCGGCACTGGGTTTAGCGGGTGTGGCGGTGAAAGCGGGCGCACGCAGTGCGATGGCAACGTTGTGGTTTGTGGATGACGAGGCGACTGCGTTGGCGATGACACAGTTTTACCAGACCTTGCTGAATGCTTCAGGAATCTCCAAAGCCAAAGCCTTACAACAGGTGCAAATGCAGTTGTTGCGACATCCCCGTTATCAGCATCCTGCTTATTGGGGGCCTTTTCTGTTGACCGGGAATTGGTTATGA
- the ligA gene encoding NAD-dependent DNA ligase LigA — MNLSADQLRQKIEQLRALLNQYRHEYYVLDAPTIPDHDYDQLWQQLQALEQAYPEWARQDSPIQQVGAAPLPTFAPVKHRSAMLSLSNAFEAQHITDFDRRLRTRLEVDLIEYVAELKIDGLAISLCYEQGQLIQAATRGDGSQGENVTANVKTISCIPQQLKGENIPRFLEVRGEVFMTRQGLVELNQKQAQRQERIFANPRNAAASSLRQLDAHITAQRPLLFTAYSVVEIDGITQILSHYELLQQLAQFGLPISAYSEKVTGVSGCLAYYEKIKTLRDQLPFDIDGVVYKVDNLAQQQLAGFVARAPRWAIAHKLPPQEVSTTVLAIDSQVGRTGAITPVAHLQPVSVGGVTVSRATLHNQEEIKRKDIRVGDTVIVRRAGDVIPEIVSVVLAQRPENAQPFVFPTHCPSCGSELTPNDNEDVVIRCRNQFHCPAQLQQSVVHFASRRAMDIAGLGEKLITQLLEKNYIADVADLYQLSVERLSHLERMGKKSAENLMRALEESKQVPLGRFLYALGIRNVGEVTAHQLAERYGALNALMQADLDSLKSTAGIGEQVAQMIYNFFQEKSNQELLARLKAAQLIACQDQSHAQPIATPKAQILLGKTIVVTGVFQQFTRDELTRQLRELGATVSGSVSKKTHYVAVGESAGSKFTKAQELGITCLNEEELLALMGRGSPL; from the coding sequence ATGAATTTATCCGCCGATCAATTACGACAAAAAATAGAACAATTACGCGCATTATTAAATCAATATCGTCATGAATATTATGTGTTAGACGCGCCCACCATTCCAGATCATGACTATGATCAATTATGGCAACAATTACAAGCATTAGAACAGGCTTATCCTGAATGGGCGCGTCAAGATTCGCCCATACAACAAGTGGGTGCCGCGCCATTACCCACATTTGCACCTGTAAAACATCGTTCGGCCATGTTGTCATTAAGCAATGCGTTTGAAGCCCAACATATCACTGATTTTGATCGCCGTTTGCGTACGCGCTTAGAAGTGGATTTAATCGAATATGTGGCCGAATTAAAAATAGATGGCTTGGCGATTAGCTTATGCTATGAACAAGGGCAGTTAATCCAAGCAGCCACTCGTGGCGATGGATCGCAAGGAGAAAATGTCACGGCCAATGTAAAAACCATTTCCTGCATTCCTCAACAATTAAAAGGGGAAAATATTCCGCGTTTTTTAGAAGTACGGGGAGAAGTTTTTATGACGCGACAAGGCTTGGTAGAATTAAATCAAAAACAAGCCCAACGTCAAGAACGAATCTTTGCCAATCCGCGTAATGCGGCGGCCAGTAGTTTGCGTCAATTAGATGCCCACATTACCGCACAACGTCCTTTATTATTTACCGCTTATTCTGTGGTAGAAATTGACGGAATAACCCAGATTTTATCGCACTATGAATTATTGCAACAATTGGCACAATTCGGCTTACCAATTTCTGCTTATTCTGAAAAAGTAACGGGCGTTTCGGGTTGTTTAGCTTATTATGAAAAAATAAAAACATTACGCGATCAATTACCGTTTGATATTGATGGTGTGGTGTATAAAGTGGATAATCTGGCACAGCAACAATTGGCGGGTTTTGTGGCGCGTGCGCCGCGGTGGGCAATTGCGCATAAATTGCCTCCGCAAGAAGTCTCGACGACCGTTTTAGCCATTGACAGCCAAGTGGGACGCACGGGCGCAATTACGCCTGTGGCGCATTTACAGCCTGTTTCTGTGGGTGGAGTCACGGTCAGCCGCGCCACTTTGCACAATCAAGAAGAAATTAAACGTAAAGATATTCGTGTGGGAGACACGGTTATTGTGCGACGTGCGGGGGATGTGATTCCTGAAATTGTCAGTGTGGTGTTGGCACAACGCCCAGAAAACGCCCAACCTTTTGTTTTTCCTACTCATTGTCCTTCGTGTGGCAGCGAATTAACTCCCAATGATAATGAAGATGTGGTGATTCGTTGTCGCAATCAATTTCATTGTCCTGCGCAATTGCAACAAAGTGTGGTTCATTTTGCCTCACGACGCGCGATGGATATTGCAGGATTAGGAGAAAAATTAATCACGCAATTATTAGAAAAAAATTATATTGCGGATGTGGCTGATTTGTACCAATTATCCGTAGAAAGATTGTCTCATTTAGAGCGTATGGGCAAAAAATCAGCGGAAAATTTAATGCGTGCATTAGAAGAAAGCAAACAAGTTCCATTAGGACGCTTTTTATACGCGCTGGGCATTCGCAATGTGGGAGAAGTGACTGCGCATCAATTGGCAGAACGATATGGCGCATTAAACGCATTAATGCAAGCTGATTTAGACAGTTTAAAAAGCACCGCGGGAATCGGTGAACAAGTGGCGCAAATGATTTATAATTTTTTTCAAGAAAAAAGTAATCAAGAATTATTAGCCCGTTTAAAAGCCGCGCAATTGATCGCTTGCCAAGATCAATCTCATGCTCAACCTATCGCTACACCCAAAGCACAAATTTTATTGGGAAAAACGATTGTAGTAACGGGAGTCTTTCAACAATTCACTCGTGACGAATTAACCCGTCAATTACGCGAATTAGGCGCAACGGTGAGTGGCAGTGTGTCTAAGAAAACCCATTATGTGGCCGTGGGCGAATCCGCAGGCAGTAAATTCACCAAAGCACAGGAATTAGGAATTACTTGTTTAAATGAAGAGGAATTGTTGGCGTTAATGGGAAGGGGTAGTCCCCTCTAG
- the rplL gene encoding 50S ribosomal protein L7/L12, with protein sequence MAVSKEELLDTIANMTVMEIVDLISAMEAKFGVSAAAAVAVAAAPAAEAAVVEEQTEFNVLLTGFGDKKVNVIKAIRAITGLGLKEAKDLVEGVPSVVKEGVSKDEAAKIKKELEESGGTVDIK encoded by the coding sequence ATGGCCGTTTCTAAAGAAGAATTGTTAGATACCATTGCCAACATGACCGTTATGGAAATTGTTGATCTGATCAGCGCAATGGAAGCAAAATTTGGCGTTTCTGCTGCCGCTGCGGTGGCTGTTGCCGCTGCACCCGCTGCCGAAGCCGCAGTGGTTGAAGAACAAACCGAATTCAACGTCTTGTTGACCGGTTTTGGCGATAAGAAAGTCAACGTGATTAAAGCCATCCGTGCTATCACCGGCTTAGGTCTGAAAGAAGCCAAAGACTTGGTTGAAGGTGTCCCTTCCGTGGTGAAAGAAGGCGTTTCTAAAGATGAAGCCGCAAAAATCAAGAAAGAATTGGAAGAATCAGGCGGCACGGTGGACATTAAGTAA
- a CDS encoding GTP-binding protein, whose amino-acid sequence MDKIIFTGPMGAGKTTAIASISEIPPISTDVRCSDEEGKNRKENTTVAMDYGYITLDAGERIHLYGTPGQARFDYMWTILTRGGIGLVLMLDNARPDPLADLAFYLDAFKDFIAQTGVVIGVTRFDVSQQLTLFDYQQALMQRGQIVPIFEVDARQPNDVKILIHALLAILQAV is encoded by the coding sequence ATGGATAAAATTATTTTCACAGGCCCGATGGGGGCAGGCAAAACCACGGCCATTGCCTCGATCAGCGAAATTCCCCCCATTTCCACTGATGTCCGCTGTAGCGATGAAGAAGGCAAAAATCGCAAAGAAAACACAACCGTGGCAATGGATTATGGTTATATCACTTTGGATGCGGGCGAACGCATCCATTTGTACGGCACGCCCGGCCAAGCGCGATTCGATTATATGTGGACAATTTTAACCCGCGGCGGCATTGGTTTGGTTTTAATGTTGGATAATGCGCGTCCTGATCCTTTAGCAGATTTGGCTTTTTATTTAGATGCGTTTAAAGATTTTATTGCCCAAACGGGAGTCGTGATTGGTGTGACGCGATTTGATGTCAGTCAACAATTAACTTTATTCGATTATCAACAGGCCTTAATGCAGCGCGGACAAATCGTGCCGATTTTTGAAGTGGATGCACGTCAACCCAATGATGTAAAAATTTTAATTCACGCTTTATTAGCGATTTTACAAGCGGTTTAA
- a CDS encoding cation acetate symporter: MVKNFILWGGFITLFLASAVFAQSTGAKEESLNVTAIIMFLIFVGATLGITYWAAQRTKTAKDFYTAGGGITGFQNGLAIAGDYMSAASFLGISGLVFASGFDGLIYSIGFLVGWPVILFLVAERLRNLGKYTFADVASYRLAQTPIRTLSAFGALTTVLLYLIAQMVGAGKLIQLLFGLSYELAVVLVGILIILYVTFGGMLATTWVQIIKAVLLLSGATFIAGMALAQFNFSPEQMFEKAVEVHAKGAAIMAPGGLVSDWYSAISLGIALMFGTAGLPHILMRFFTVSDAREARKSVLYATGFIGYFYILTFIIGFGAIVLLNTPEFLDEKGALIGGSNMAAIHLSKAVGGNVFLGFISAVAFATILAVVAGLTLAGASAISHDLYASVIKKGKVDEVTEMRISKMATVALGIMAIFLGILFEKQNIAFMVGLAFAIAASANFPVLFMSMFWSKLTTRGAFIGGLIGLLTAIALVVLGPTIWVDVLGFEKAIFFSKHPALISVTIAFVGIWFFSITDKSERAKIDLAAFEAQDIRCQTGIGAEGASSH, from the coding sequence ATGGTCAAGAATTTTATTCTGTGGGGTGGGTTTATTACTCTATTTCTGGCATCTGCCGTCTTTGCACAGTCCACAGGTGCTAAAGAGGAGAGCTTGAATGTAACCGCGATTATTATGTTTTTGATATTTGTAGGTGCAACGCTAGGGATTACCTATTGGGCAGCACAACGTACAAAAACAGCAAAAGACTTTTACACCGCTGGCGGTGGTATCACTGGTTTTCAAAACGGTTTGGCGATTGCGGGTGACTACATGTCGGCTGCGTCGTTTTTGGGGATTTCAGGTTTGGTATTCGCATCAGGTTTTGATGGCTTGATTTACTCCATCGGTTTCTTGGTCGGTTGGCCAGTGATTCTGTTCTTAGTGGCAGAGCGTTTACGTAACTTAGGTAAATACACCTTCGCAGACGTGGCTTCTTACCGTTTGGCACAAACTCCCATTCGTACCTTGTCTGCTTTTGGGGCTTTGACCACCGTTCTGCTGTACTTGATCGCCCAGATGGTGGGTGCAGGTAAACTGATTCAACTTCTGTTCGGTTTGTCTTATGAACTGGCTGTGGTTTTAGTCGGTATCCTGATTATTCTGTACGTCACCTTTGGCGGTATGTTAGCGACCACATGGGTACAGATCATCAAAGCAGTTTTGTTGCTCTCTGGCGCAACCTTCATCGCTGGTATGGCGTTAGCCCAGTTCAATTTCAGCCCTGAGCAAATGTTTGAAAAAGCGGTTGAAGTTCATGCCAAAGGAGCGGCCATCATGGCACCCGGTGGTTTAGTGTCTGACTGGTACTCTGCCATTTCTTTGGGTATCGCCTTGATGTTCGGTACGGCTGGTTTACCACATATTTTAATGCGTTTCTTTACGGTTTCTGATGCACGCGAAGCCCGTAAATCTGTACTCTATGCCACTGGTTTTATTGGCTATTTCTACATTTTGACCTTTATCATTGGTTTTGGTGCTATCGTATTATTAAATACACCTGAATTCTTAGATGAAAAAGGCGCGTTGATCGGCGGCTCTAACATGGCTGCGATTCATTTGTCCAAAGCAGTGGGTGGAAATGTTTTCTTAGGCTTTATTTCTGCGGTGGCTTTTGCAACGATTTTAGCGGTGGTTGCGGGCTTAACTTTAGCAGGCGCGTCAGCGATTTCTCATGACTTATATGCCTCTGTGATCAAAAAAGGCAAAGTGGATGAAGTGACAGAAATGCGCATTTCTAAGATGGCAACAGTCGCATTAGGGATTATGGCTATCTTTTTGGGTATTTTGTTTGAGAAACAAAACATTGCCTTCATGGTCGGCTTGGCATTTGCGATTGCTGCCAGCGCAAACTTCCCCGTATTATTCATGTCCATGTTCTGGTCTAAACTGACCACTCGTGGTGCATTTATCGGGGGATTAATTGGTTTGTTGACTGCGATTGCATTGGTGGTATTAGGGCCAACCATTTGGGTAGATGTTTTAGGTTTTGAAAAGGCAATTTTCTTCTCCAAACATCCTGCGTTGATTTCAGTCACCATTGCGTTTGTCGGTATTTGGTTCTTCTCGATTACTGATAAGAGCGAGCGGGCGAAGATCGACTTGGCTGCGTTTGAAGCACAAGATATTCGTTGTCAAACGGGTATCGGTGCGGAAGGGGCTTCTAGCCACTAA
- the rplJ gene encoding 50S ribosomal protein L10: MPLRLADKQAIVAEVAEVAATAFSAVAAEYRGMTVTEMTALRIQARNNGVYLRVVRNTLARRAIEDTEFKCLQSVLTGPVVLAFSQQDPGAAARVVKEFLKTNKKLTVKGVAIGGRLYGAEELERISKMPTRDEAISLLMSVIKAPITKFVRTLAEPHAKLVRTVAAIRDSKQSASA, from the coding sequence ATGCCGCTTAGACTCGCAGACAAGCAGGCCATCGTCGCAGAAGTTGCAGAAGTTGCAGCGACGGCCTTCTCTGCTGTCGCTGCTGAATATCGTGGCATGACGGTAACGGAAATGACGGCATTACGCATTCAAGCTCGAAATAACGGTGTTTATCTTCGAGTCGTGCGCAATACCTTAGCGCGTCGCGCCATTGAAGACACTGAATTTAAATGTCTTCAATCGGTTTTGACAGGCCCCGTTGTTCTGGCTTTCTCACAACAAGACCCCGGTGCCGCGGCACGGGTGGTTAAAGAGTTTCTCAAAACCAACAAAAAATTAACCGTCAAAGGCGTAGCCATCGGCGGTCGGTTGTATGGTGCTGAAGAACTTGAGCGCATCTCGAAGATGCCAACCCGTGACGAAGCCATCAGCCTGCTCATGTCCGTGATCAAAGCACCGATCACCAAATTTGTACGCACGCTGGCCGAACCGCATGCCAAGCTGGTTCGCACCGTCGCTGCGATACGCGACAGCAAACAAAGCGCATCCGCTTAA
- a CDS encoding putative nucleotidyltransferase substrate binding domain-containing protein — protein sequence MSVLEQKTFIAAIPPFDRLLEADLERMVQSVDIAYFKTGEYLIPAGRVPDHLFIVIKGLVHELSDEEKVSVYTKQDSFNPLALIENSNSNAFVAQEETICYLVPKVVFLNILHRNKSFENFYYQDLTARLNDLIEQRNSKEVASFMVARIEDAYIQPPVFVDAQVSIAEAVKLMREQKVMALLIKRDQDVGIMTDTDVSNHVVLKRVPIDAAVGDIATYRLIGAKIDDFLFNANLLMTRNSIKHLIIYDRENQIAGILDQVDLLSYFSTHSHLIAVQIERATTTEQLKKASQTLVSMIQSLYSRGVKVRFISQLVGELNKKIFEKLYQLIAPPELLANSCLLVMGSEGREEQILKTDQDNAIILRDGFEYPDLPKLTQSLTEILIDFGYPPCPGKIMVSNPFWCKSLKAFQDQMYDWVDQPNEEALMNLAIFYDAQAIAGDTSLLAAVKNYLYKLLNDNLIFFSSFARPTLAFETPLSWFEGFIVEKNEHKDELDMKKGGIFPIVHGVRSLALEHRLTCTNTIERIKVLRDKGVLDKDFAIELIEAFAFMISIRLDAELKKVNLNQDYDNYIKPDALNKLERDLLKDSFKIVNEFKKFITHHFRLNMVS from the coding sequence TTGAGTGTATTGGAACAAAAAACATTTATTGCGGCGATTCCGCCTTTTGATCGCTTATTAGAAGCGGATTTAGAGCGTATGGTGCAATCGGTCGATATTGCTTATTTTAAGACGGGGGAATATTTAATTCCGGCGGGGCGAGTGCCTGATCATTTATTTATTGTGATTAAAGGCTTGGTGCATGAATTAAGCGATGAAGAAAAAGTGTCGGTTTATACTAAACAAGATTCGTTTAATCCGCTGGCTTTAATTGAAAATTCTAATTCCAACGCTTTTGTGGCGCAAGAAGAAACGATTTGTTATTTAGTGCCGAAGGTGGTTTTTTTAAATATTCTCCATCGTAATAAAAGTTTTGAAAATTTTTATTATCAGGACTTAACGGCGCGTTTAAACGATCTGATTGAACAACGCAATAGTAAAGAAGTGGCCTCATTTATGGTGGCGCGTATTGAAGATGCGTATATTCAGCCGCCTGTTTTTGTGGATGCCCAAGTGTCGATTGCGGAAGCGGTAAAATTAATGCGTGAGCAGAAAGTCATGGCCTTATTGATTAAACGCGATCAAGATGTGGGGATTATGACGGACACCGATGTGTCTAATCATGTGGTGTTAAAGCGCGTGCCGATTGATGCTGCAGTGGGCGATATTGCCACGTATCGTTTAATTGGCGCGAAAATAGATGATTTTTTGTTTAATGCCAATTTATTAATGACGCGCAATTCGATTAAGCATTTGATTATTTACGACAGAGAAAATCAAATCGCAGGCATTTTGGATCAAGTGGATTTATTAAGTTATTTTTCCACCCATTCGCATTTAATTGCGGTGCAAATTGAGCGCGCCACCACCACGGAACAATTGAAAAAAGCCAGTCAAACCTTGGTGAGCATGATTCAATCGTTGTATAGTCGTGGTGTAAAAGTGCGTTTTATTTCGCAATTGGTGGGCGAATTAAATAAAAAGATTTTTGAGAAACTGTACCAATTAATTGCGCCGCCCGAATTATTAGCGAATTCTTGTTTATTGGTCATGGGCAGCGAAGGGCGCGAAGAGCAGATTTTAAAAACCGATCAAGACAATGCAATTATTTTACGCGATGGTTTTGAATATCCTGATTTGCCTAAATTAACCCAGAGTTTAACCGAGATTTTAATTGATTTTGGTTATCCGCCGTGTCCGGGCAAAATTATGGTGAGTAATCCTTTTTGGTGTAAATCGCTAAAAGCCTTCCAAGATCAAATGTATGACTGGGTGGATCAACCCAACGAAGAAGCTTTGATGAACTTGGCGATTTTCTACGATGCCCAAGCGATTGCGGGCGATACCAGTTTATTGGCTGCGGTGAAAAATTATCTGTATAAATTATTAAACGATAATTTAATCTTTTTCAGCAGTTTTGCCCGTCCTACTTTGGCTTTTGAAACGCCATTGAGTTGGTTTGAAGGTTTTATTGTCGAGAAAAATGAGCATAAAGATGAACTCGACATGAAAAAAGGCGGAATTTTCCCCATTGTTCACGGGGTGCGCAGTTTGGCCTTAGAACATCGTCTGACTTGCACCAATACTATTGAACGCATTAAAGTCTTACGCGATAAAGGTGTATTGGATAAAGATTTTGCCATTGAGTTAATTGAAGCGTTTGCCTTTATGATTTCAATTCGCTTAGATGCCGAATTGAAAAAGGTTAATTTAAACCAAGATTACGACAATTATATTAAGCCAGACGCGCTTAATAAACTGGAACGTGATTTGTTAAAAGATTCGTTTAAGATTGTGAATGAATTTAAAAAATTCATTACCCATCATTTTCGTTTAAACATGGTGTCTTGA